In Rattus norvegicus strain BN/NHsdMcwi chromosome 3, GRCr8, whole genome shotgun sequence, a genomic segment contains:
- the Ptges gene encoding prostaglandin E synthase, translating to MTSLGLVMENSQVLPAFLLCSTLLVIKMYAVAVITGQVRLRKKAFANPEDALKRGGLQYCRSDPDVERCLRAHRNDMETIYPFLFLGFVYSFLGPNPLIAWIHFLVVLTGRVVHTVAYLGKMNPRIRSGAYVLAQFACFSMALQILWEVAHHL from the exons ATGACTTCCCTGGGTTTGGTGATGGAGAACAGCCAGGTGCTCCCCGCCTTTCTGCTCTGCAGCACACTGCTGGTCATCAAGATGTACGCGGTGGCTGTCATCACAGGCCAAGTCAGGCTGCGGAAGAAG GCTTTTGCCAACCCCGAGGACGCGTTGAAACGTGGAGGTCTCCAGTACTGCAGGAGTGACCCAGATGTGGAGCGCTGCCTCAG AGCCCACCGCAACGACATGGAGACGATctaccccttcctcttccttggtTTCGTCTACTCATTCCTGGGACCCAACCCTCTCATCGCCTGGATACATTTCCTCGTGGTCCTCACAGGCCGTGTGGTACACACCGTGGCCTACCTGGGCAAAATGAACCCACGCATTCGCTCCGGGGCCTATGTTCTGGCCCAGTTCGCCTGTTTCTCCATGGCCCTACAGATCCTCTGGGAAGTGGCCCACCATCTGTGA